From one Lycium ferocissimum isolate CSIRO_LF1 chromosome 7, AGI_CSIRO_Lferr_CH_V1, whole genome shotgun sequence genomic stretch:
- the LOC132065439 gene encoding uncharacterized protein LOC132065439 — MRERRFGGDARGPPPRLPERRKDRGYSPRQRPTRNRDYSSPRRVRDGDYSPRRRIRGDKDYSSPRRIRGSPPMRIQERRNSPPRRYQGREYSPVAATIRNRDRDRSPPVRSRNQEYSPPGRNRNREISPPGRTRNWEQQHSPRGRSREHHLSPSGQMIGEQRAEYFHELERSRKMGIDGVGDFGELQNARPLNYVGGDRDYGPSQSLRIPDRDRGNTEMLGEHSQRLHEIKEGLGNEDSTSVNYPWSHLLDKPRKGSRDYGISGSRVSSERDNRGRPYSGFVDGSISSEADKRMLYSSYESPLPNVGVQPRIPGVGNSGSYPLPSRYLDADHIKDEEIHLQDGFHSHKAAGGGVPASTDPYMEDPLKSTRYSEFNPDYMVSSSHPDALPLVPGVIKDDIASSYSKEVQIRSHGNRLNSGNAIESIGHDGYDKIPGTISSLNPEKQVSGFRNYSESYFDRAGERRETYSYSDIQRGEVGSPNALPSEFYGKRVGSGEAHFQDVPRTNMGLGKYDEFSHRETLIEDKPRGSLFTSQRRSTPDYFESRRAVDPRKPDVDILDYGANRLQYENETHRGYESSRKRELHKYQIDDDLLERSDALYREYDPRFEKREARSRERFISRDLPGPSNLSLREKHRSTDNRGAGIMISSDVRSAHKTHDRGDADEMWISRDIDSVVMSRKPNVPRSKYVKSGRPYKAAATTSSTRNLSVSMSSRISKFSKSGGRDIKKRLGPRSQNLDIEHPLGTKYKPSLKKRLGPRLVKNHAPPPWVKKVNSRKSSRNQDGLDESVAEQGDDKQGIITPAKTEPPENSKDFKQLVQNAFFRFVRHLNETPAKRRKYSEQAGSLKCIVCGRDSEEFLDSESLVRHALTSSKAGLKSQHLGLHKALCALMGWKSADAPNGSWVREKLSNAETVALKEDLIMWPPVVIIHNSSITSSNADERVVVSAEELESKLRDMGFGEKAKVSRGKPANQSILMVKFSATLSGLEEAERLCDIYAHRKHGRAEFQRISSDHSGSIDDETKEPLTDPVGKILYGYLGIAEDLDKVDFETKKRSSVRSKKQIKDIAVAP, encoded by the exons ATGAGGGAGAGGAGGTTTGGAGGAGATGCTAGAGGTCCACCACCACGTTTACCGGAAAGGAGAAAGGATCGTGGTTACTCGCCTCGACAGAGGCCGACTAGGAACAGGGATTATTCGTCTCCACGGAGGGTTAGGGATGGGGATTACTCGCCTCGAAGGAGAATAAGGGGGGATAAGGACTACTCGTCTCCTCGGAGGATAAGGGGCTCGCCCCCAATGAGGATTCAAGAGCGGAGGAACTCGCCACCGAGGAGGTACCAGGGTCGTGAATACTCACCCGTGGCAGCAACTATTCGAAACCGGGATCGCGATCGCTCACCACCAGTAAGGAGTCGGAACCAGGAATACTCGCCACCAGGAAGGAACAGGAACAGAGAGATTTCGCCACCGGGAAGGACTAGGAACTGGGAGCAGCAGCACTCACCACGTGGACGGAGTAGGGAGCATCACCTGTCACCAAGTGGCCAGATGATTGGTGAACAGCGGGCTGAGTACTTTCACGAGCTTGAGAGGTCGAGAAAGATGGGAATTGATGGTGTTGGAGACTTTGGAGAGTTGCAGAATGCCCGACCCTTGAATTATGTTGGTGGAGATAGAGACTACGGGCCATCTCAGAGCTTGAGAATCCCTGATCGTGATAGAGGAAACACTGAGATGCTTGGTGAACATTCACAGAGGTTGCATGAGATAAAAGAGGGCTTAGGGAATGAGGACTCAACTTCTGTAAACTACCCATGGAGTCATTTGTTAGATAAGCCCAGAAAGGGCTCCAGAGACTATGGAATTAGTGGTAGTAGAGTAAGCAGCGAGAGAGACAACCGTGGAAGGCCCTATTCGGGTTTTGTGGATGGTAGCATATCTTCAGAAGCTGATAAGAGGATGTTGTACTCTTCATATGAGTCTCCTTTGCCTAATGTTGGTGTACAGCCAAGAATCCCTGGCGTTGGAAATAGTGGCAGCTACCCATTGCCATCACGTTATTTGGATGCTGATCACATCAAAGATGAGGAAATCCATTTACAAGACGGGTTCCATTCCCATAAAGCAGCAGGAGGAGGAGTGCCAGCATCAACGGACCCATACATGGAGGACCCCTTGAAGTCCACGCGATATTCAGAATTCAATCCTGATTACATGGTATCGTCGTCTCACCCTGACGCGTTGCCCTTGGTACCTGGAGTTATTAAGGATGATATTGCCAGTTCATATAGTAAAGAGGTCCAAATTCGATCTCATGGAAATAGACTGAATAGTGGAAACGCTATTGAGTCTATTGGCCATGACGGATATGATAAAATTCCCGGGACCATATCTTCTCTGAACcctgaaaagcaagtaagtggaTTCAGGAACTACTCGGAGTCATACTTTGATCGAGCAGGGGAAAGGCGTGAAACATACAGTTATTCTGACATTCAAAGAGGTGAAGTTGGTAGTCCCAATGCCCTGCCTAGTGAATTCTATGGGAAGAGGGTGGGTTCAGGAGAAGCGCATTTTCAAGATGTTCCAAGAACTAACATGGGATTGGGCAAATATGATGAATTTTCTCATCGGGAGACTTTAATTGAAGATAAGCCACGGGGATCTCTTTTTACTTCTCAAAGGCGGTCAACGCCAGATTATTTTGAGTCACGCAGAGCAGTAGACCCAAGAAAGCCAGATGTGGACATATTGGATTATGGGGCTAATCGCCttcagtatgaaaatgaaacaCATCGAGGCTATGAAAGCTCCCGTAAAAGAGAGCTTCATAAGTATCAGATAGATGATGATCTTCTAGAAAGATCTGATGCCTTGTATAGAGAATATGACCCCCGTTTTGAGAAGAGAGAGGCACGTTCTCGTGAAAGATTTATTTCAAGGGACTTGCCTGGACCATCTAATCTCTCTCTTAGAGAAAAACATCGCTCAACGGACAATCGTGGTGCTGGAATTATGATTTCAAGTGATGTAAGGAGTGCACACAAAACCCATGACCGTGGAGATGCTGATGAAATGTGGATCAGTAGGGATATAGATTCTGTAGTTATGTCTAGAAAGCCAAATGTTCCCCGCTCCAAATATGTGAAGAGTGGTAGGCCATACAAAGCTGCTGCCACCACTAGTTCCACAAGAAACCTTTCAGTGTCCATGTCGAGTCGTATAAGCAAATTTAGTAAATCTGGTGGAAGAGATATAAAGAAGCGGTTGGGGCCTCGTTCCCAGAATCTTGATATTGAACACCCACTAGGAACAAAATATAAACCTTCACTGAAGAAGCGTTTGGGACCCCGTTTAGTGAAGAATCATGCTCCTCCACCATGGGTGAAAAAGGTCAATTCTCGCAAGTCCTCTAGAAATCAAGATGGTTTAGATGAAAGTGTTGCTGAACAAGGTGATGACAAACAAGGTATTATTACTCCAGCAAAAACTGAACCTCCAGAGAACTCTAAGGATTTTAAGCAGCTGGTCCAAAATGCCTTCTTCAGGTTCGTGAGGCACTTGAATGAGACTCCagctaaaagaagaaaatacagTGAGCAAGCTGGTAGTTTAAAGTGCATCGTGTGTGGCAG AGATTCGGAAGAGTTTCTAGACTCAGAAAGCCTCGTGCGTCATGCTTTAACATCCTCTAAGGCTGGTCTCAAATCACAGCACTTGGGTCTTCACAAAGCTTTATGTGCTTTGATGGGATGGAAGAGTGCAGATGCTCCTAACGGTAGTTGGGTTCGTGAAAAGCTATCGAATGCTGAAACTGTTGCTTTGAAGGAAGATCTAATTATGTGGCCTCCAGTTGTTATAATCCATAACAGTTCCATAACTAGCAGCAATGCGGATGAGCGTGTGGTTGTATCAGCTGAAGAGCTTGAGTCTAAGCTGAGAG ATATGGGCTTCGGGGAGAAGGCCAAGGTCTCTCGTGGTAAGCCTGCAAATCAGAGTATCCTTATGGTGAAGTTTAGTGCTACTCTCTCAGGTTTGGAAGAAGCAGAAAGACTGTGTGATATATATGCCCATAGGAAGCACGGGAGGGCGGAGTTCCAGCGTATCAGTTCCGATCACTCTGGTAGCATTGATGATGAAACTAAAGAACCGTTGACAGACCCTGTAGGAAAAATTCTATATGGTTACCTTGGAATTGCCGAAGACCTGGATAAAGTAGATTTTGAGACGAAGAAACGAAGTTCGGTGAGGAGCAAGAAGCAGATTAAGGATATTGCAGTTGCACCTTAA